From the genome of Nitrospinota bacterium, one region includes:
- a CDS encoding trypsin-like peptidase domain-containing protein — MLNITVISIHLDILDKEMNKIGKATGFILNHDGTAYLTTCWHVVTCQNHLDRANKFNQPNPNNYAPYLIKCCLPLISANSITTSNKYIIGINHELPIYSLKDGIAVPLWQENKCRFESEEKPVGDVVCFKLDIRDKDGNPEKLEPFGISRDFFYNEPVKLGQKLFVCGYPRGVASSGAFKGIGFAKTVFVAATDASIAAKDEGKNVSFNLFDGFFIDGTTSRGMSGSPVFNESVLNLVETKV; from the coding sequence ATGCTTAATATTACTGTTATTTCAATTCATTTAGACATCCTAGATAAGGAAATGAATAAGATTGGCAAAGCAACCGGATTTATTCTTAATCATGATGGGACAGCATATTTAACAACATGCTGGCATGTCGTTACTTGTCAAAATCATTTGGACAGAGCAAATAAATTCAATCAGCCAAATCCTAATAATTACGCACCTTATTTAATTAAATGTTGCCTGCCTTTAATAAGTGCCAATTCTATTACCACTAGCAATAAATATATCATTGGAATCAATCACGAATTACCAATTTATAGCTTAAAAGATGGTATTGCCGTTCCACTTTGGCAGGAAAATAAATGTCGGTTCGAAAGCGAAGAAAAGCCTGTTGGAGATGTAGTTTGTTTTAAACTGGACATCAGAGACAAGGATGGCAATCCTGAAAAACTTGAGCCATTTGGAATCTCAAGAGACTTTTTTTATAATGAACCGGTAAAGTTAGGTCAAAAACTTTTCGTTTGCGGTTATCCAAGAGGTGTGGCCAGTTCTGGCGCATTCAAAGGTATTGGATTTGCTAAAACAGTTTTTGTTGCAGCAACAGATGCTAGTATTGCCGCGAAAGATGAAGGTAAAAATGTAAGTTTTAATTTGTTTGATGGATTTTTTATTGATGGAACGACTAGTAGAGGAATGTCAGGTTCTCCTGTTTTCAATGAAAGTGTCCTAAACTTAGTTGAAACGAAGGTATGA
- a CDS encoding YajQ family cyclic di-GMP-binding protein, with protein sequence MAKDCSFDVVCKVEMMEVVNAVNQVVAEIKQRYDFKGSKAEVTLDQKESSITILADSEPQVGTVNDIVQSKLVKRGISLKALEYGEIERASGDMARQVIKLQQGIPIEKAKEIVKIIKGMKIKVNASIQDDQVRVAGKNRDDLQEVIAALKKTDLGIDMQFTNYR encoded by the coding sequence ATGGCGAAGGACTGCTCTTTTGACGTGGTGTGCAAGGTGGAGATGATGGAAGTGGTCAACGCCGTCAACCAGGTGGTGGCGGAGATAAAGCAGAGGTACGACTTCAAGGGATCCAAGGCGGAGGTGACGCTCGACCAGAAAGAGAGCTCCATCACCATTTTGGCCGACAGCGAGCCGCAGGTTGGCACGGTCAACGACATAGTGCAAAGCAAGCTGGTCAAACGCGGGATATCGCTAAAAGCGCTCGAATACGGCGAGATAGAGCGCGCGTCCGGCGACATGGCCCGTCAGGTGATAAAGCTTCAGCAAGGCATCCCGATAGAAAAGGCGAAAGAGATCGTGAAGATCATAAAAGGGATGAAAATCAAGGTTAACGCGTCTATACAGGACGACCAGGTGCGCGTGGCCGGCAAAAACCGGGACGATTTGCAGGAGGTCATCGCAGCGCTCAAGAAGACCGATCTGGGGATAGACATGCAGTTCACCAATTACAGGTGA